Proteins from a single region of Undibacterium sp. KW1:
- a CDS encoding efflux RND transporter permease subunit, which yields MFLSDFSIKKPTATIVLIVALMALGLLALSKLRVNQNPDVEVPGLSVVIAYPGASPDTVEREVINRLEKSLQAVAGVEEVWATASENNGRFDMRFSFKKNMIEASDEVRNVISGLRYKMPTEMREPMIRRWDPGSQPIVNMALSSNKQTHAEISRLAEDTLADKLRSINGVATVEVSGSLKRELSVLLRAEKLREFNVSVGEVVNALRNQNTNAPVGKIRGTLDEESIRLVGRIETPEEFQGIVIKRTGDQVVRLSQVATIEDSFADKDGLSIRSGKPNVGIFVTRARDASTVSVAKAVNDKVEEINKELEKTQPGTKLEITRDGGKDAQRSLNNVIESLVLGAGLTIFVVYAFLNSWRSTLITALSLPTSVIAAFIAVWLCGFTLNFMTLLGLSLAIGVLIDDAIVVRENIVRHMQNGSDRRTAALEGTAEIGLAVAATTFSIIAVFIPVAFMPGMPGEWFRPFALTVACSVLVSLGISFTLDPMLSAYWGDPPDHHTAPKKGISKVLARFNDWFDHQSDRYGNVIAWALHHRRSMGAIALLTLVAALAVQVKWGGTSFLPASDSGNLMITVRTPASSSLEYARLKMERAAEIARTLPETKETNSNITPAGGRIYVDIGKRTERKRGAKEIAAELREKVRVLVGAEYVVLDDLNNGAQKPVQIEFTGPDSRKLLEITSAYMDKLRQVPGAVDVGLSEQDPKKELKIELNRGLANSMGISSNDAAQALRVAFAGIEVGDWVDPTGETRDVAVRLHPDDRVSKENIERLPIAVSGTSQMVPLDQIATITMGKGPSGIEHANGKRTITVSANAQGRSNGEVIDDAMKLAKSFDYPPGYGLSLGGSGQDQQEVFGAMLIALLSGIGLMYLILVIQFGSFTAPLGVMLSLPLSLIGVVLSLLVTGSTLNLMSFIGIIMLMGLVAKNAILLLDAARKQEAEGYDREEALMHAGRVRLRPILMTTFALIAGMLPVALGLGEGGEFYRPLAIAIIGGTITSTILTLLVVPTFYDSIEISRDRMMAKMHRRMEERNPLLGFCMTMLEALFTLLFIRFIYRMLMKLFGLVTGRNRKANAGMDIKAENA from the coding sequence ATGTTCTTATCTGACTTCAGTATCAAAAAGCCGACGGCGACCATCGTCCTGATCGTCGCCCTCATGGCTTTGGGTTTGCTGGCTCTCAGCAAGCTCAGGGTGAACCAGAACCCTGACGTCGAAGTACCGGGCTTGTCAGTCGTGATTGCCTATCCTGGTGCATCACCGGATACGGTAGAGCGCGAAGTCATCAACCGCCTCGAGAAATCCCTGCAAGCAGTAGCCGGTGTCGAAGAAGTCTGGGCCACGGCGTCAGAAAACAATGGCCGCTTCGACATGCGTTTCAGCTTCAAGAAAAACATGATCGAGGCTTCGGATGAAGTCCGCAATGTCATTTCTGGCTTGCGCTATAAAATGCCGACAGAAATGCGCGAACCCATGATACGCCGCTGGGACCCGGGATCACAGCCTATCGTCAATATGGCTCTGTCGTCGAACAAGCAGACCCATGCAGAGATTTCCCGTCTGGCTGAAGATACGCTGGCCGACAAACTGCGCAGTATCAATGGTGTGGCAACTGTCGAAGTCAGTGGCTCGCTGAAACGTGAATTATCTGTGCTCTTACGTGCAGAAAAACTGCGTGAATTCAATGTATCCGTTGGCGAAGTCGTCAATGCGCTGCGCAACCAGAATACCAATGCCCCGGTAGGCAAGATACGCGGCACGCTGGATGAAGAAAGCATACGTCTGGTGGGCCGTATAGAAACACCGGAAGAATTCCAGGGCATCGTCATCAAACGTACTGGCGATCAGGTCGTGCGCCTGTCACAGGTAGCGACCATAGAAGACAGTTTTGCTGACAAGGATGGCCTTAGCATACGCAGTGGCAAACCGAATGTCGGTATCTTTGTGACCCGTGCACGTGATGCGAGTACCGTCAGCGTCGCAAAAGCTGTCAATGATAAAGTTGAAGAGATCAACAAGGAACTTGAGAAAACACAACCGGGTACCAAGCTGGAAATCACCCGTGATGGTGGCAAGGATGCACAACGCAGTCTGAACAACGTTATCGAATCCCTGGTACTCGGTGCTGGCCTGACCATCTTCGTGGTGTATGCATTTTTGAATTCCTGGCGTTCTACCCTGATCACGGCACTGAGTTTGCCAACTTCCGTCATCGCTGCTTTCATCGCCGTCTGGCTGTGTGGCTTTACACTGAACTTCATGACTTTGCTCGGCCTGTCGCTGGCGATTGGTGTGCTGATTGATGATGCGATTGTGGTGCGGGAAAATATCGTGCGTCACATGCAAAATGGTTCAGACCGCCGCACTGCCGCACTTGAAGGCACGGCAGAGATAGGCCTGGCCGTTGCTGCAACGACTTTCTCCATCATCGCGGTATTTATTCCTGTCGCTTTCATGCCTGGCATGCCGGGTGAATGGTTCCGTCCGTTTGCCTTGACCGTGGCCTGTTCTGTGCTGGTCAGCCTGGGTATCTCGTTCACGCTTGATCCTATGCTGTCGGCATACTGGGGTGATCCACCGGATCATCATACTGCGCCGAAAAAAGGCATCAGCAAGGTACTGGCACGCTTCAATGACTGGTTTGATCATCAGTCTGACCGTTACGGTAATGTGATTGCCTGGGCCCTGCATCACCGTCGTTCCATGGGTGCGATTGCCCTGTTGACGCTGGTAGCTGCGCTGGCTGTGCAAGTCAAATGGGGTGGCACCAGTTTTCTGCCAGCCTCTGACTCCGGCAACCTGATGATCACCGTGCGCACTCCTGCTTCATCTTCACTGGAGTATGCACGCCTGAAAATGGAAAGGGCCGCCGAAATAGCACGTACCTTGCCAGAGACTAAAGAAACCAATAGCAATATCACGCCTGCCGGTGGCCGCATCTATGTCGATATCGGCAAACGTACAGAACGCAAACGCGGTGCCAAAGAAATCGCGGCTGAACTGCGCGAGAAAGTACGTGTCTTGGTTGGCGCAGAATATGTGGTGCTGGATGATCTCAACAATGGCGCACAAAAGCCGGTGCAGATAGAATTCACCGGCCCCGATTCACGCAAGCTGCTGGAAATTACCAGTGCCTACATGGATAAATTGCGCCAGGTGCCAGGTGCCGTCGATGTCGGCTTGTCTGAGCAAGACCCGAAGAAAGAACTGAAGATAGAACTGAACCGTGGCCTTGCAAATTCCATGGGTATTTCTTCCAATGATGCAGCACAGGCCTTGCGGGTTGCCTTTGCCGGTATCGAGGTCGGTGACTGGGTAGATCCTACTGGTGAGACCCGCGACGTGGCAGTACGCCTGCATCCTGACGACCGCGTCAGCAAGGAAAACATAGAACGCCTGCCTATCGCTGTATCCGGCACAAGCCAGATGGTTCCGCTTGACCAGATCGCCACCATCACCATGGGCAAAGGACCATCAGGTATCGAGCATGCGAATGGCAAACGCACGATTACCGTGTCTGCCAATGCGCAGGGCCGCTCCAACGGCGAAGTGATTGATGACGCCATGAAGCTGGCCAAGTCTTTCGATTATCCACCTGGCTATGGTCTTTCACTCGGTGGTTCTGGCCAGGATCAGCAAGAAGTATTTGGTGCCATGCTGATCGCATTGTTGTCTGGCATAGGTTTGATGTATCTGATACTTGTGATACAGTTCGGCTCCTTCACGGCACCGCTGGGCGTCATGTTGTCCTTGCCGCTGTCACTGATAGGTGTGGTTCTGTCCTTGCTGGTCACAGGCAGTACCCTGAACCTGATGAGCTTTATCGGCATCATCATGCTCATGGGTCTTGTCGCAAAGAATGCGATTCTCTTGCTTGATGCTGCCCGCAAACAAGAGGCCGAAGGCTATGACCGTGAAGAGGCATTGATGCATGCAGGCCGTGTGCGTCTGCGCCCTATCCTGATGACAACCTTTGCGCTGATTGCAGGGATGTTGCCAGTGGCCTTGGGCCTGGGTGAAGGTGGTGAGTTCTACCGCCCGCTGGCGATTGCGATTATCGGTGGCACCATCACTTCGACGATTTTGACCTTGCTGGTCGTGCCAACTTTCTATGACAGCATAGAAATTTCACGTGACCGCATGATGGCAAAAATGCACAGGCGCATGGAAGAACGCAACCCATTGTTGGGATTTTGCATGACCATGCTGGAAGCATTGTTCACTTTGCTGTTCATACGCTTTATATATCGCATGTTGATGAAACTTTTTGGTCTCGTCACTGGTCGAAACCGTAAAGCAAATGCAGGTATGGATATCAAGGCAGAAAATGCCTGA